Below is a genomic region from Gadus chalcogrammus isolate NIFS_2021 chromosome 19, NIFS_Gcha_1.0, whole genome shotgun sequence.
cgaTTGGCTTCTTGCAGTAGGCCTACGCGTGTATAAAGGGGGAGCTTGCACTTTGCGCTTTTATATTTTCTAACTGTTAAGATGGTGGTCCGCGAAAGGTCTGGATGACAAATGAATGTAGAAATCAATGGTTGGGCGCCACTGTTGTAGCGCACTGGTCGTGTAGCCAACATCGTTACTTAGATTTAAGACACACTTGAGGCCTTCCAATGTATTACATGAGGGGACGACCAGTAGCATTTAATTATAAACCTTTTTAGTCCGTATTACGTGAACcctaaaataatataatgtaacaaTTCCACTTGAGATATATGTGTGAGAACAGCGACCTCTGGTTGCAACTCAGTGTAAATAAGTCAAGTTTATTACGCAGCAGTATTCCAACTATACCGCAGTTTATATCTGATCTCACAGTCACAAAATATCAGTATTTAACAGATGGGAGGTTTGGAAGCGTGTTGGTCCAGAAGTGTACAAAGCGACTCCTCATCTTCTGGCCAACAGAGGTTCGGTCCATCTTGGAGTTGATCTCCAGGTATTTCTGTTCTGAACAGGTGAACTTCGGCCAGGTCAGGGGCACCTTGCTCTTTCCCACGTTGGGATCACTGTGAATATACAGACAAATAAATTAATAGATGCATTGTTAAAAAGATACACACAtatctattttatatatatGAAAGCACACTTCGATTCACATAAATACGTGCACTTGGCACTGATCATTGACTTAAAATGTGGAATTGTTTTTACATTTAGTTTATTAACGTATGTACTATCAtaattttattcattttaaataatataacatGTCATGTCATCCGATACAACAGAAGTGATCAGCCATTGTTACTGTGAAATATTTGAGCACATGTTCTGACCCAAAGCATGTCACGGTGAATACAGAGCGCTGTGTATGGGTTGTTCTTACCCGGTCCAGGCAAAGTTGGTCCAGAAGGAGATGAAGTAGCCTGAGAGGTCTCTCTGGGCGTCCCCGTACGCTTTGGGGGTGGTGAAGGGCTTCCCGAACACGTACTGCAGGTCGTCAGCGTGGTCCGCCCCCACCCAGGTGTGGTAGGGTCTACCTGGACCAATCAGCAAGCTGGGCTCTGACAGCAGGTAGGAGTAGGTGTGTCCGGACCTGGGTGAGAGCAGTTACCAGTGGCTATAAGGTTGTGTAAAGTAACAGGTTGGGGGATTTAGACAGGGCTCTGGCTATGGGTTCCatacattaataataaatactaataataatactattataataatagatttgatttataTTGTGGTTTCTAAGTAGTCAAAGGAAAAAAGCTGCAAAACATCCCACAAAATgtcacatacatttttttttgaaGGATACAAACTGCAGAAAGAGGAAAGGATATGGGAGAAGATAAACTATATGGGTGAATTATCTGTAGGAGATGTAAAAAGAATGTCACAGAATTAATCTGTTCACGATGATGGGAAATTTAGCGAACAGATATGAGAACTTGACTGATATCTTGTGGTCTTCCATGCCAGCTCAAGGTCTTGCTGTTACCATAATAACCTGATTAGTGTAAGAATGCCTTACATGTCCTGACATCTTCCTTATATAACCAAGATAAAGGTAACCCTGATTATGTCAAAAGGAAACGCATTGTGGTACCATGTTATTAGTAGCTTCATTATGATTTACAGTAGCTTGTATCACAGCTGGCTACATGCTAAGTCAACAAACATTAGCTCCATGCTAAGTTGAAATGACATCCCTGAGTTATTAATCATTTGTAAACTCTTTGGGGACTCCTGTCTCCTATTATTGGGGgtcaagcagcgaagctgcgaGACAACCATTGTTATTCTacgttttcctattattattattattacttcccaaacaggaagtaagcccatttctcagcaactctttaacatatcatagccaaacttgccaaacaggaagtaagcccattactcagcagccctttgacatatcatgatGGGATGGTACAAagacccatgacatcatcatggggacactcattaaatttggtgacctttgacctctagggggcgcagtaattaatgaagatgtgttttaactccttttCTTCACGCGAgtatatttcaaacttattgtcaatgtctggtgatactgtcagaccaaCCCATATAGCTAATCAATTATTAGACTAGACATAGACTCATGaaatcatttacattttacatttacatttagggcatttagtggacgcttttatccaaagcgacttacaataagtacatttgtcatagcACCATACTCCTCCTTTCAGACCACATCTACCACTCCACATTTCTCCACCatttgtctctgtctgcctgtctgactgtgcgtccctatgtctgtctgtcagtatgtATGTTAAAGCTTGtatctgtttttctttctttgtgtctgttattttacttctttttttttgtgtgtcttgcGCACTTGGGTATATGGGTTCGGAGCCACTTCAatctcatttttattttctttttcattattatcattattattattctctccTATTTCTTACTTTTGTAAATCAAATTttattgaataaaaataaagttgtcCTCCgaagagggggggtggtggtgggattaaaaaaaaaataaaaaaaataaaaaaaaagtacatttgtcataagaattgaaacaatgtatcgctgtcagtacagatCATCATCCTGGGGAcacccaaacaatttggtgaccttaacctcagggggacgtcaaacaggaagtgagctcatTTCTCCGCAAGGCTTTCATGTATCCGAACCAGACTTGGCCCATAGCCTTATGACTCTATCCTGTAGAGTGTGATCATATCTCAGTCtaccttttattttttgatgTGAACCTTGTTGAAAGTGCTGAAGGCTGTGTGTCTGACGTAGATCTATCTTGTTGCTGTGGCTACTCTGGTCAATTCTGCTTGCGGACGTTTCGTGTTACCTTGCGACAACGTGCACGATCAACGCACCAAACGATCGTAGAATACGTATGGCAGCCCTGATCCGTAGGTGGATGCGTTAGCAGCAGGTCTATTCCAGCCCTTAGAAAgcaatgtattttcattgtgaTAACCGTTTGCCAATAGCTTTCATTGTAAGTGAAATAACAGACGGCCCATCATGTAGACACCTTACCAATTATGTCTGTCCACCAAAATTAGTTTATGGGGTCATATTCTGCTTGGCCCCCTCATTGCTgttcgcagctatatttattattattattattattattattattattattatcatcattattattattattgagacAAGATTATCTGAGAACAGTTAAGATCTCAATCgcagatggggagagagactaCGTTAAGAATTAATACTTAGGGGCTGAGAAACGTTAGCTAGCCTTATTCCTGTACAGCGGGATGTTCTACACGCTAGCTcggtgggggaactgaatgcaGAACCAAGATGTCCACTAGGTGAATAATAAGGCCCATTGGTCTCACTTGGCTGCTGCTGCATGAAGGTAGATGGCCGTCTGTACGGGCGCCAGGAAGTAGTGGTCTGTGCCAACTTCGACAGCAGTGATCTTCACCTGGTcctggctggggctggggccccAATGGGCGGTGTACTCAGCCAAGGCAGCCTCCAGACCCGCCTGACCTTTGTCCTGGGTGTAGAACCGCAGGAGCGCAGTAACATCGTCCCTGCAACCACACCAGAGACTCATTTCCGTTTCACACAGTATGAAGACACATTAGAGCTGCCTTTTACAATAAAGGCCCCTTATGCATGTTGTGGTTTCAAGAGGATGCAGGGAAATTAGACTTGAAGTGTTAAGGCAGTTTCAtagcgcgcgtgtgcgtgcatgtttaaAACAATATTCTGATGAGCCCTAGGACAAGATATCTCCAGTCTGGGCTTTTGTGATCAGAACACAGGGTTACCATGacatattcacacatacactcagataacacacacgcacatacactcacaacaacacagaaacacacaatcatAACCACGCACATATCTAAACACCCCAATTAAACCGGTTCCCATCATAATCTATGTGCAGGACGTAAGATACAACTATTTCAATTTTTAAGATACTGAGATACTAAAATGTAGTTTCATAGGATACTACCAAGACACTTATATTCAGTTATCGAAGGGTTATTTTACATTGAAAGGACAGGTGTAGGCTAAACGATTTCTTACACAGTGATGTTTCCCTTATCGGCGATGGCGGGGATGTCCTGGGAGGTGAAGAGGTGTCCGTCCATGCTGTTCACCCCGGCCAGGTAGTCGATGTCAGCCGCGTTGTGGAACAAACGGACCGGGTCCTCCGGGAGGAAGTCTCCGTCCACCACCGGAGACAGGACCATGGCATTCAGCGCCGGCTCTGATAGGGCAAGGGAGGCCAAGGGACTTTTATACATGTAGCAACCTTCTAACACAAAGACCATTCATAGTGCTCTACATGAGCCGGAATTCCATTGTAAAGAAGACATTAAAAGGACGATCACTGAAAGACAATAAAAGATATCCCtttaaaacaaatgtaaaataaaaggaTAAGATGATGAAATGATAAACATAATGGAGACAGTGCAGACATTACAATGACGGAAAAGGTCTTGGGAAAACATAGTGATCTATTTTTCTTCATGTTACCGCGGTAGAACAActtatccatccttttttatgttCTTCAGTCTCATTCTTTTCAGAGCAATCCATGGGAAAACCAAAATGTAACAGTGCATTGTGAATAGTGCACACAGCTAACACAGCCAGCCATGGAATACTTACTATCTGGGGAGCCTGATACGAAAAGGGGAGCAGCCATCACTAACTTCTTGGCGCTAACGGATTTCAAGCAGGCGACCATTTTGTCATCTGTGGGACACCCGACCTTCACAGCAACCTATGAGTTCAGTTGGTCAGGTATAAGGAGGAGTTAGACAGTGGCAGTTCTCGACACATTTTACTAGAGGGGCCATTAAGGAGGGGCCAGTGTTTAACCAGAGGGccacaaaaaaaaggcaaaaattGATATTTAAAGaatataaactttattttactttaaattCAAACATTTAACTTGTACAAGAGTTTATAACTTCAGTATGTATTTTTGTGTCAAACTATCTTCGATTGATGGAGCTTATGCCCTTAATCATCAATATCATGTAAAAATTTGTTTTGCACAAGCGGGCAAGAGAGGTAGggccaaaaaaaatgaaaattaaaaaaatacagtaCAGGGTATAACATACAATTGTGTCAATGTGAAAAAGAACTCCAGGTTACAACGAAGTGCAAAACATTTATCATTTTCAGTTTGGAGAAACTGTGTTCCCAAAGAGGCTGTGCTTATAGGAAGGGTTACAGCCATCTTGACCACAGTCTAAAGAGGTCAAAGAAAACTACTCTACTGTTCTTTCCTCATTTCATGATAGCTGctatgagaagaaaaaaaatgtaggggCATGCATTAGATTTCGTTGCATAACCATCCCTCCCAACTTAACACGGGCAGATAGCCTTCCCTTTACTCAAATGTATTCGTTATCCCATTGCAGCATCCAAAAAGGATGAAAATTCGTGGTTAATATCACAAAATTGTGTAGCCTAGAGCTAGCAAGTATACAGACATTTGGATATTCGCTTCTGCTTTGATGAGTTTGCTTAGAAATAATTAAGTTTCTAAATGTATAGAGACCAGACATTTACAAACTTAATTTCATCATCAGTGTGAGGAACTACAGTAACGCGGTTATGTGCAAGAACAACAAGTCACTTGCAAAATCATTTGGCTTAGCTTCGACTCTTGCAACAGGAGAAATTGTGGCTCCTTTCTCCAAGAGTAGTCGCTCAGCTCTCATTTACCGAGCAGCAGCGGCACAGTGTTTGGGTTAGCCTATCTTAGTTACCCGTGTAGAACGTTGCGTCAAATTAGTTCGGTAAAATCACCAAAAtcctaattattttatttggtcagcacgggggggggggggggggggtcacagggggGGACAGGGACATGTCTACAGGGGCACTGACCCCCGTATAGGCCCCCGTGCAGAACCGCCATTGGTTAGAGACTTGATGATTTTCTAGCACAAAACTGACCCATGAGTTATTATTCAACTCCCTAATGGGGCCATAATTGTAGCAGAATGATTTAAAAATATGTGATTGGAGAGACAATCTCAATCCGTGCATAAGGTTTTGTAAATCTATAAATAATCTGTAAATGCGTATTGAGAACTTCGAATGTGTACAGGAATCTGAAAATATGTATTCAGAATCCGAATATGCGTAATAACATTTGTAAATGTATAAAACGTAGATCTGTGAATGTGTAGACCCATCTGTAATTGTGTACATAGATATTCAGACAGCAGTATTATGCAACAGCTGGATACACAGACAAGTCAATCAGTTAAATCTCTTGCAGGGCTCTCAATTGGCCGTCCTTTTACACATGTATTTTGCTGTGTGTAAATGCCGTCGCCGAGATCTGCGAATGTATGTGTTGAAGTGTCCATGTGCTCTTCCTCTTCGACGTCTCGTCCTCAGAGACCCCAAATAGATATTTCTCTTGGTCCTTAATGTCCTCTTTTATATTTAGAAGACCTCATGTCTTTTGCTTACTCTCAAGGCCCACAAAAATAAGTCTTCAGATGACCTCACATTGACCATTTCCCCGTTCCTGTAGGACTCGAGCCACCAAATTGATAATCTTATACATCCTTGAGGCAGCGGTTCCTAACCTTTCTTGGGCTGTGAGTGACCCCATTTTGACATCAAAAATCTCTGGCGACCACtgagacatttatttttctagaatttgtttttgaaaatgtttgtTATACTGTGAACAAATACAGAGTAGCCAGGATAAGTGCACAAATTGACCATTTTCCAAAGATGTCCGTTACATATGCAAGGAGGCACATTTTCTGCTGGTCGCACCGAAAGTCgcaaaaatcttttttttttaacatccatccatcctctgtTTGAAATAGTACGTTTTCATTTTCAGAGCCTATGTCGGCACACAGTGTTGCAAACAGACGTGCGCACAGAGGATGTGGCTTGACGTAATTCACCATGGTAACGACCTGTTGCAGTATGTCTGTGGTGGGCgcatttttgttcttttttgagCTTCTTCCCCCCCGCACATCGTTTTCACCATTTCGATGGCAGCTGGAAATATTAAAGTCTCAGCAATGCTATGCGGCTTCATATTCCTAGCAATGAGATAGCTCACCTCAAGAGATGCTTTCAGGGCCCGTTCACTAGCAGTCACAGCCTTTTTGAAATACACTCGCTGCTTATTCAGCTCGGCaaatttattttcgaaaaaaacTCTTGGTTTGCCGACATGCTCTTTGTGTGTTGTCTCAAAGTGTCTTTTGAGTTTGACATTTCGGCTTCTCCTCGTTGCTTTCCATCACACTTGTAAATCCATATGAAATTTTGGTTGTATGTTCCCTGTCTCTTTAGAGTCTGTGCCACAGTTCCTCTTGGAACTGTCTTTGGAGGGACAGGGCCAGGCGGGCGAATAAAtctttccattttgttttatatctcTGACTgcaagtttgtgtttttttacagGTTTGAGCGGGAACTCAAGTAATGTACCTGTGCAGTCACGTGACCGCGGCATTCAAAGTTGCGACAGCTCACATATTTGCtgcattttatttgaactggatttattttatattatatatatatatatatatatatatatatatatatatatatatatatatatatatatatacatattttgtttAAATCAATCACTATTTCAGGCGACCCCATTTAAATTCCAGGCGACCCCAAGTTTGAAACACCCTGCCTTgaggccctctttcatataaaaGAGATGGGTCTCCAGCTCACCTCCATTGCAATGCAATGGGGCAGCTCATCTAACAAATGAATTTAATCcatatgtttcagaaatcagttAAGCACAGACCGAATggacagcacgcacgcacgcacgcacgcacacacacacacacacacacacacacacacacacacacacacacacacacacacagtattgttACTCTCTATGGAGTAAAAATGTACATAACCAAACTTTGACCAAAATGAGTTAGTTGGTAATTGAATATCACTTGTGTAATATAAAAATGCGATAAAGtgtatgagcatgtgtgttAGAAATGATTAGATAACAGATATATATGATGTATACTGTATGTAATTCACATATATGTAATGAACTTACTGTATACATAAACATACCTCTTCTGCTACATTGCGAGGATTTCTGCTTATTGCCCAAGGGCACATGGCAACACCGCTCTGAGAGATCGCCCTTTTGAACAGCCCTTTATTGTACGGTGAGAGAGTCTGTAAAACAAATGCATTTCATATAGAAGGTACTTTTTGTACAAAAAAAGCTGTTGTATATTTAGAAAAACGTTTTCATCTTAAATCTTTATTCAGGAGAAGATAAAAGCATGAGGTTGTCTCAAAGGGCGACTAATACGCTGAGTCATGAGTCTGGGAGCCATGTGTTTTCACTAGCGGagattaattttattttaatgaatcATCACCTTCACACTTGATGGTAAAAAAAGAGGCCCTATAATGTTGTTAATTATGGCAGTTTTGAATTAAAGATACCCAGTTATTTGTTGACATCTCTGGACCGAACCTTCCCCCTCACCTGGTAGCTAACACTCGATCCACCAGCAGATTCCCCGAAGAGGGTGACGTTGTCGGGGTCTCCTCCGAAGGAGCGGATGTTCCTGTGAACCCAGGCGATGGCAGCATGCTGGTCCCACAGTCCGTAGTTACCTTATCACGCAAAAACATTAGCATTATCATGAGCAGCTGCCAAAAGTCATTTCAAAGTCAAAGTGCATACTTTTTTCCGCGGTAAACCGTTTAAATTAACGGGATACTCCTATTTGTACACATTTCTACATTGCCATACATTTTTTCTCTCAACTATAAACTTGCTTTCAATTGAAATGAATTAAATGACATTCACCCTTACTGTATGTGCGTTTAACATTGGGCCATACCGGGTAGTTGAGAATCTCCCGAGCTGAGGAAACCCAGAGTTCCCACACGGTAGCCGACCGACACCACGATGACGTCCCCCCTGTCGGCGATCTCCTGTCCGCTGTACAGGTAGTTGTCGAAGAAGTTGGGGCCCATGGAGCCGCCCGCCAAGAAACCGCCCCCATAGAACCAGACCATCACAGGCAGGTTGGAGGAGActgcgggggaggggaggctcAATGTTCACGGTcaggtcaaatgtatttttgtgtcaAAGGGGTTAGCGTTATTGAAAAGGTGACGCTGGAAAGGGGGATAAAGGGGGAGCAACAGGCTCTGCAGCAATGGCCCATGCCAGTTTCACGGACAATCCAGCATCGGCGATGCGTGCCAGAGGACACGATATACAGAGTTACCACGGTAACCATGCATAGACGGCCTCGGCGTCATTAGCTCGTATTACAGCAGCACTTATTGCTCCACTTTGACAACTGTGTTCGGTTTCTATTTATACCTGATGCGCACGGACGGTAATCCAGTGacggttcttttttgttttaattaggGGGGCGGGAGACCGTTCTCTTTGTTCGGAAACTTGAACTGCTTTTTATTTCACATTGAAATTTACTTTTTTTAAGCATTTACCGAAGAAAAGTCATCGCCCGACGGCCTCATGGGAAATGGAACTGTTCGATACACACACAATGGTATTACCGTAAAACTTAAATTAATAGCCctggcttttatttgtttcaatcactgaactcaTCCGGCTTATATTTGTCACAGGCGTCAATTCCTTTAGATTTCCCTTTTGGTCTACTGACGCCATCTACTGGCGAACGTTGGTATTGCTCAGAAATACGTCTACATGATGTCATGCTGCGACCCTGGAAAGGCACTGGGGATAGAGGGCAAAACACTCGCACTACAATCTTGTTATTGTTCTTGTTTTATGGCGGTTGCCCTCCAGCTATGATGAATACCATacacatacattatttatattatttggttGATGTTTATTGTTGAAATTACTGGAATCAAATCCAGACTATATACACATGGGcctgtatacaaaaatattcaTGTTGAGTTTTCGATATTGTATTCAGAATAATTGTATATGTTGTATATCAGTTCTTACTGTACCATAAAGGCCATGAGGCACCCAGATGTTGAGGTGCAGGCAGTCTTCCACCCCGAACGATGACGTCTGCAGCATGCTCTTCTGGAGACAACGCTTGGCAAACTTAGTGGCTTTGAGGGTATCTGGAATGCGTGGGAGAGGGTAATGCAGACCTGAAATGCTTTGTGCTGTCAAAGAGCTAAACTTCAGAACCATATTACTATGAATTATGTCAATGCTGATCTTATTACAAGATCAGTAGATTATAttctataatatattattatatactgtagcctatatataaGCATATTTTGTATTGCAAACGTTACGTGCCGTTACCAGTGCTAATACTATCAAGTATTCTATAATGGACTATAAATCATTTTTTAAACTGTGGTTCAATCAACAATCCACAGTTTTCATGACATGCATTCAACTTGTGCAAGTAGCAAGTAGCTATTATTATTTCACTATTTAGGTCTACTATATTTATTACCTATACATTGTTGTCAGAATAAGATCGAACATACTTGTCCATCCAGGATGCGGTTTGGGTTTCTCAAAGGTTCCCGGCTTTGCAGCAAAGGGTATTCCTTTGAAAACGTCCATAGAGCGGCGAAGCCCAAGGCGGACATTAGTTCCCTGAACACTGCCCCCTTCCGTTTCCACGACGCCTAGCTGGAACAGAGGACGGCAGGGTTGGTCCTGAACAGctcaaccaactgaaaacgcTGAAGCCAACACTAGGATATATGCCAACATTGTTTAACAGAAAGGTCTTGATGGTCATTGGTATCGATGGTAGgtgataatatttattttaaatgaagtACAAAACAAAATTGAGTTGTTGAAGATAGAAACAATACTATTCAAACAagtttgaacttttgttcaaacttGTTTGTAACTTTCCACTGTCTGGAGATATATTTTATCTTAAACATGATACAAACGAGTCGACCCATGGTTCAATCAACCCAGGGATTTGTCTGCCCAAATGCAGTTTTCCTGTGCCTATAAAATGTGTGGAAATAAAAATACTGAACACAGGTTTCAGCACGGTTGTGATTTGGCCGCAGACtgaggctgtttcccaatgtcaaggaagcatgctcaacggccgcccttttaaggacgctacgtcatagaaccagagaatgtctagaacgccgacaagcactgttccaatgttgaggacactcgaaagccgcgccatttttgcgtcctttgtttttgagaattccgagatttttcaaggatacatcgctgcatcctagacgagccaaaaatacccacaatcctctgcgttcactggtcgggttcttgaaaatggcagagcagtacacgttcaaatgaagtgaagttatattagttttcagaaatattttgtgccgtgttgctttttatagattcatcatgttaatgcaaataatcaagcctaaagacctgtgccacttttcaaacgtttttgcaactgttacgtattttaagaatctaagctacccacacatagacccaatgaagaccaaacatattagccgtaaataccatacatagccacaaggggagccttactgaaggctgcaatagatactttatccacagagggcagcaccacagaccaagcgaggaaaaccgaggattacgtcccaccggttttctccaagtcttccggtcctccgagtccataagaaagcctccacatcgtggagacaggtagaactctccCGGTAGCGATAGGACATGCGTGGGTTGATGTCttagaccagctaggagaacactctcgcacgtgctaaggcacatcttcaatctctcttaacttcagagcatcagtttaccataccgaaaatactttatacaaataaagtctctttaaagctattcctttggattcgacccctctttccttgaagaacattaTATTTGGTGACCCGAGACGTTTGGAAGGAAGTCCCGAGaaatcccggcgggcgcgacgctaaaacaacttcaacaggcccgcacgtctgaggtaagtataactcattgttttaaagattaaatctgaaataggattggttataagaacatttaggtgtaagtttgttttagccaccgtccggtcgttaccccctgaccccctacacacgtgaagtccccaccgccccccccctccaggccccctacacacgtgaagtccccaccgccccccccctccaggccccctacacacgagtaccccctctccccatccctttgtttacctgggcgctcctggctgtttgataaggcaatggtagcctgcacaaagggacccccggtgtgttatgtctgtctgtctgtctctgtgtctgtctgtaccacATGGTAGGTGGTTTTTGTGTTATATGATGAATatctcgaagttaagccgagacTTTTTGGTGACACAATtggtgaatgtctcgaagttaagccgggccaccataaggtatatttattaccgaccataaacttccaaactctttacggtggggggaggaaaggtcaggtttttaacgttaatctagcttagttgcatattaaaacggAGGCTTGGCCAAGGAGTTCAAATTGGATTGATTCCTCCCGGTTCAGTTaagtctaatgtgcaattttgattagtatagaacgcagccg
It encodes:
- the LOC130372485 gene encoding bile salt-activated lipase-like isoform X1, with protein sequence MEPLAILLAVGLFLGATSAASLGVVETEGGSVQGTNVRLGLRRSMDVFKGIPFAAKPGTFEKPKPHPGWTNTLKATKFAKRCLQKSMLQTSSFGVEDCLHLNIWVPHGLYVSSNLPVMVWFYGGGFLAGGSMGPNFFDNYLYSGQEIADRGDVIVVSVGYRVGTLGFLSSGDSQLPGNYGLWDQHAAIAWVHRNIRSFGGDPDNVTLFGESAGGSSVSYQTLSPYNKGLFKRAISQSGVAMCPWAISRNPRNVAEEVAVKVGCPTDDKMVACLKSVSAKKLVMAAPLFVSGSPDKPALNAMVLSPVVDGDFLPEDPVRLFHNAADIDYLAGVNSMDGHLFTSQDIPAIADKGNITVDDVTALLRFYTQDKGQAGLEAALAEYTAHWGPSPSQDQVKITAVEVGTDHYFLAPVQTAIYLHAAAAKSGHTYSYLLSEPSLLIGPGRPYHTWVGADHADDLQYVFGKPFTTPKAYGDAQRDLSGYFISFWTNFAWTGDPNVGKSKVPLTWPKFTCSEQKYLEINSKMDRTSVGQKMRSRFVHFWTNTLPNLPSVKY
- the LOC130372485 gene encoding bile salt-activated lipase-like isoform X2, whose product is MEPLAILLAVGLFLGATSAASLGVVETEGGSVQGTNVRLGLRRSMDVFKGIPFAAKPGTFEKPKPHPGWTNTLKATKFAKRCLQKSMLQTSSFGVEDCLHLNIWVPHGLYVSSNLPVMVWFYGGGFLAGGSMGPNFFDNYLYSGQEIADRGDVIVVSVGYRVGTLGFLSSGDSQLPGNYGLWDQHAAIAWVHRNIRSFGGDPDNVTLFGESAGGSSVSYQTLSPYNKGLFKRAISQSGVAMCPWAISRNPRNVAEEVAVKVGCPTDDKMVACLKSVSAKKLVMAAPLFVSGSPDKPALNAMVLSPVVDGDFLPEDPVRLFHNAADIDYLAGVNSMDGHLFTSQDIPAIADKGNITVDDVTALLRFYTQDKGQAGLEAALAEYTAHWGPSPSQDQVKITAVEVGTDHYFLAPVQTAIYLHAAAAKAGIDLLLTHPPTDQGCHTYSTIVWCVDRARCRKVTRNVRKQN